The Chthonomonas sp. genome includes a window with the following:
- a CDS encoding pyrroline-5-carboxylate reductase, whose protein sequence is MLSSSKIAIVGSGQMAEAVLGGLLSQGSIAPYQVIGSGPRASRGDKLAAQYGIRTTTDNRAAVEGADIVLLGIKPQMAAPVLPELAPVIKRDALVVSIAAGITLATLSEGLGHPAVVRAMPNTPGKINAGITVWTCSEAVTEVQKRQAAALLSALGDEVFVEHERYIDMATALSGTGPMYVLLFMESLVDAGVRMGLPRYLAERLVLQTVKGSAEYAQLTGHHLAQLRNDVTSPGGTSAEALHELDRAGFRPAIGNAVMAAFRRSVELGEPKR, encoded by the coding sequence ATGCTTAGTTCTTCGAAGATCGCGATCGTGGGCTCGGGCCAGATGGCCGAGGCCGTGCTGGGTGGGCTGCTGAGCCAGGGCTCGATCGCGCCGTACCAAGTCATCGGTAGCGGCCCGCGCGCTTCCCGCGGCGACAAGCTCGCCGCGCAGTACGGGATCCGCACCACGACCGACAATCGCGCTGCGGTCGAGGGTGCGGACATCGTTCTGCTGGGCATCAAGCCTCAGATGGCCGCACCGGTTCTGCCCGAGCTCGCCCCGGTCATCAAAAGGGATGCGCTGGTGGTTTCCATCGCGGCGGGCATCACACTTGCAACGCTGTCCGAGGGCCTGGGACACCCCGCCGTCGTTCGGGCGATGCCGAACACCCCTGGCAAGATCAACGCGGGCATTACGGTTTGGACTTGCTCCGAGGCCGTCACTGAGGTTCAGAAGCGGCAGGCGGCGGCCCTCCTGAGCGCGCTTGGCGATGAAGTTTTCGTCGAGCATGAGCGGTACATCGACATGGCGACCGCGCTGAGCGGAACGGGTCCCATGTACGTGCTCCTGTTCATGGAGTCCCTGGTGGATGCTGGAGTGCGGATGGGGCTGCCCCGGTACCTGGCCGAGCGGCTGGTGCTCCAAACGGTGAAGGGCTCAGCCGAGTACGCTCAGCTGACCGGCCACCATCTGGCGCAATTGCGCAATGATGTGACATCCCCCGGCGGCACTTCCGCCGAGGCGCTCCACGAACTCGACCGGGCAGGTTTTCGGCCCGCCATCGGGAATGCGGTGATGGCGGCGTTTCGACGGTCAGTCGAGCTAGGCGAACCTAAACGCTGA
- a CDS encoding VOC family protein gives MVRSLHTIVIEVDDMAAATTFYRDVLGLKTQIESPYWTSLDCFGTTLGLHPPFVPGETPRGGVVLCLAVADLVAAQAALRAVGAWCADAFHGTPSGAVLDIKDPSGNPLQLIQLGLSV, from the coding sequence ATGGTCCGGTCGCTCCACACCATCGTCATCGAAGTTGACGACATGGCGGCGGCCACCACCTTCTACCGAGATGTCCTCGGGCTGAAAACACAAATCGAATCGCCCTATTGGACGAGTCTCGATTGCTTTGGCACGACGCTCGGCCTGCATCCTCCGTTTGTGCCTGGCGAGACACCACGCGGAGGTGTTGTGCTGTGTCTGGCGGTGGCCGACTTGGTCGCCGCGCAAGCAGCTCTGAGAGCAGTGGGAGCGTGGTGCGCCGACGCATTTCACGGCACACCCTCCGGGGCGGTCCTCGATATCAAGGACCCGAGTGGCAATCCTCTGCAGCTCATCCAACTCGGACTCAGCGTTTAG